In Arcanobacterium canis, the sequence TGCCGCTGCCGAAGGAACTGCGTAAGAGCCTCGACTCCCCGATCGCCGATATGCGCAACTCCGGTTCGCGTGAAGGTGGAATGCTCGTCGCTGGCCTGTATCTCAAGGAGTTCACAGGCGAAACCCCGTGGGCCCACATCGATATCGCTGGGCCGTCGTTTAACCAGGATGCTGCCTGGGGCTACACGCCAAAGAACGCCACCGGCGTCATGGTGCGTACTCTGGTCGCATTCCTTGAAGAAAAGGTTGCTCAGTAAGCCACAGCACTTTCCTCTCAGAAGCCAGGTTCACACGAATTGGACCTGGCTTCTGACACAAAAACGTTAATTACGCAACGAAATACGGTCCATAAGAACGCGCATCGAACGCCAAGGCATGAAAGAATAGGACTAAAGTGCTGGAAGAGGTCCGGCATCCACTTCTTGACTTCGAGGGAGAGGTTTGTGACTACTCAGGAATACGACATCGTTATTCTCGGTGCAGGCTCCGGTGGCTACGCCACCGCACTGCGTGCCGGACAGCTCGGTCTTAAGGTCGCGCTGATTGAGGGAGACAAGGTTGGTGGCACCTGCCTCCACCGTGGTTGTATCCCCACCAAAGCACTTCTGCACGTCGCAGAAGTTGCTGATGAAATGCGCGATAGTGCGCACATCGGCGTCATGGGCAGCTTCGACCACGTCGATATGCCAACCGTCAACGCCTACAAGAACGGCGTGATTGAGAAGATGTACAAAGGCCTCACTGGCCTGGTGGCATCACGCAACGTTGACACGATCGAAGGCTGGGGCCGCCTGGTTGGTCCTGACACGGTTGAAGTCAATGGCCAACAGATCAAAGGTAAAAACATTGTTCTCGCCTCTGGTTCATTCTCTAAGACCATTGGACAGACCATTACTCAGCGAGTCATTACGTCTGAGCAGGCACTCAACCTTGACGTTGTTCCGAAGTCGGTAGTCGTCCTTGGTGGCGGCGTGATTGGCGTTGAGTTCGCCTCTGTTTGGGCATCCTACGGCACCGAGGTCACCATTATTGAAGGCTTGGATCATCTGGTCCCGAACGAAGATGAAGCCATTTCGAAGAACCTTGAGCGCCAGTTCCGCAAGCGCAAGATTGCTTTCAAGACCAAGACCATGTTTGACCACGTGGAAGAGGACGCGAATGGCGTTCATGTCTTCACTCAGAATGGTCAGCAGTTCGACGCTGAATACCTTCTGATTGCTATTGGCCGCGGCCCCAACACCGCCAACATGGGTTACGAAGAGCAAGGCATCACCCTTGATCGTGGCTTCGTGATCACCAACGAGCGTCTCCATACAGGCGTCGGCAATATCTACGCTGTCGGCGACATCGTCCCCGGTGTGCAGCTCGCTCACCGTGGATTCCTCCAAGGAATTTTTGTTGCCGAGGAAATCGCTGGCCTGAACCCGAAGACCCTCGACGAGAACAACATTCCACGCGTCACCTTCTGCAACCCGGAGATCGCTTCGGTGGGTCTGACGGAAAAGGCAGCGAAGGAAAAGTACGGCGAAGTTGAGACTGCTGAATTCAACCTCACCGGTAATGGCAAGTCCCAGATGCTGGGTGCTGCCGGTTTCGTTAAGCTCGTTCGCCAAAAGGATGGCCCCATCGTCGGCTTCCATGCAATTGGCGCACGTATGTCCGAGCAGATCGGCGAAGGTGAACTCCTGGTAGCTTGGGAAGCCTTCCCGGAGGATCTCGACGGTCTAATTCACGCTCATCCAAGCCAGAACGAGGCTGTCGGCGAAGCGATGCTTGCGCTGGCTGGCAAGCCGCTTCACAACCACTGAGGAGTAACACATGTCTGAACCCATTAAAATGCCAGCACTCGGCGAATCCGTCACTGACGGCACCGTGAACGCTTGGCTCAAGCAGGTCGGCGAAACTGTCGAAGAGGGCGAGCCTTTGCTCGAGGTCTCTACTGACAAAGTCGATACCGAAGTCCCGTCCCCTATCTCGGGCGTGCTCGAGTCGATCGAAGTCGCAGAAGACGAGACTGTCGAAGTTGGCACCATCCTGGGCTACATTGGCGATGGCTCCGGCGCATCGTCCGCAGCATCAACTCACGAACCAGCACAAACTGAAGCTCCTACTCCGGCAGGTGATCCTTCGCCAACCGAGCAGGTCCAGCAGGCCGCTGGCGGCACCGGCGTCGAAGTCAAGATGCCAGCCCTAGGCGAGTCCGTCACTGACGGCACCGTCAATTCGTGGCTCAAGGAAGTCGGCGACGACGTTGAGGAAGGCGAGCCTTTGCTCGAGGTCTCCACGGATAAGGTCGATACTGAAGTTCCTGCTCCGGCATCAGGTAAGCTCACACAAATCCTCGTGACTGAGGATGCCACCGTTGAGGTAGGCGCTGTCCTGGCTATTATTGGTGGCGAGGTTCCTGCATCGTCGAACGAGCCTGATGTGGCACCAGTGCCAGCTGAGCCTGCAGCTCCGGCAGCGCCAGCAACGCCGGCTCCAGCAGCTCCAGCTCCGGCAGCT encodes:
- the lpdA gene encoding dihydrolipoyl dehydrogenase; this encodes MTTQEYDIVILGAGSGGYATALRAGQLGLKVALIEGDKVGGTCLHRGCIPTKALLHVAEVADEMRDSAHIGVMGSFDHVDMPTVNAYKNGVIEKMYKGLTGLVASRNVDTIEGWGRLVGPDTVEVNGQQIKGKNIVLASGSFSKTIGQTITQRVITSEQALNLDVVPKSVVVLGGGVIGVEFASVWASYGTEVTIIEGLDHLVPNEDEAISKNLERQFRKRKIAFKTKTMFDHVEEDANGVHVFTQNGQQFDAEYLLIAIGRGPNTANMGYEEQGITLDRGFVITNERLHTGVGNIYAVGDIVPGVQLAHRGFLQGIFVAEEIAGLNPKTLDENNIPRVTFCNPEIASVGLTEKAAKEKYGEVETAEFNLTGNGKSQMLGAAGFVKLVRQKDGPIVGFHAIGARMSEQIGEGELLVAWEAFPEDLDGLIHAHPSQNEAVGEAMLALAGKPLHNH